One Phaseolus vulgaris cultivar G19833 chromosome 11, P. vulgaris v2.0, whole genome shotgun sequence genomic window carries:
- the LOC137807235 gene encoding uncharacterized protein yields MGAFLAIALEWCAQAKSKVVEMQALQALKREVATLKKEKLKLEDAYQASLVEIRKVEEAATLRLREADQKHADLLGSMAHLQAEVAELRVVAENSRALEVKLGETEGELAAKTEALNLLQAENDKFQAEVNKLQVEKEFLEKQLATKDSKIEELEKANQDLLNDMAGTFDEGFKEALAQAT; encoded by the coding sequence ATGGGGGCCTTCCTCGCTATTGCTCTCGAGTGGTGCGCTCAAGCTAAGTCTAAAGTCGTCGAGATGCAAGCCCTTCAGGCTCTCAAACGAGAGGTGGCCACCCTGAAGAAAGAAAAGTTGAAACTAGAAGATGCTTACCAAGCCTCCTTGGTGGAAATCCGGAAGGTGGAGGAGGCGGCCACCCTGAGGCTGCGCGAGGCTGACCAGAAGCACGCAGACCTCCTGGGCTCCATGGCCCATCTGCAGGCGGAGGTTGCCGAACTAAGGGTGGTAGCCGAAAACTCCAGGGCCCTCGAGGTGAAACTGGGCGAGACGGAGGGGGAGCTAGCTGCGAAGACTGAAGCTCTCAACCTTCTCCAAGCTGAAAATGACAAATTCCAAGCTGAAGTAAACAAGCTTCAAGTGGAGAAGGAATTTCTAGAAAAGCAGCTAGCCACCAAGGACTCCAAGATCGAGGAATTGGAGAAGGCCAACCAAGACCTCCTCAACGATATGGCCGGCACCTTTGATGAGGGGTTCAAggaggctctggcccaagcCACATAG